The Sesamum indicum cultivar Zhongzhi No. 13 linkage group LG9, S_indicum_v1.0, whole genome shotgun sequence genome segment CCCCCTCCTGGAAGGGGAAGCACCCAGTTCTGGGTGACTGCCAGACAACGTCGTCTCTGTTGCTGGGCGCCGTGATCATTCGTTGTCTAGTCTTCTTCTCCGTAGTCGATAAGACAGCCGACTGAGAAAAAGACGTCAaactttttaagaaataaataaaatttaagtaaaaattatttaatttatttaataaaatctgaTTATTGtaagtgatttttatttataatcatatagaattttaatttaaaaaagtaaactttagtatattagtttttgtattgtaatttgttaatttaatctTTAACTTTTGAAACTTTTACATACGTTTTAcgtatttttatgtttagttATTATGTttcacaaataattataatcagttaaacaatattaaaactaaatagTAAAGTcattaatgaataatatgtaatttattaaaaatatatttaaactaaaatgtGATTTTCTCTTATTATACCAAATAAAGGGGTTAAAATAGccatttacaaatataaaacaatgtcAAGAAGTGGTAAAAAGGAAATTCACTCTCATTTTAAGCTTGTGAAATGCACTCTTACTTAATTTCTAACGGAGAGATGGTATTTTCCtgtcttttaaataatatagattttttttttatctataaacATAACACGTGGAATTTCgtgatatttttctaaaacacaggggggtgttatgcaatttattcaaTTGTAACATCGTTTTAAAGAGCATATAAACTTAGCCAACAACCTTTAGGTGACCATTAAATGACTATCCCAATCTCCATAACGGTCTAAGCTATCTatacttaacaaatttaaatgaagTAAAGAGCaccaattaatataattaaaaagtttaatttatctgtaatgtatttataacgagattaaattataaaagttttttATCTCTAtggaaaagacaaaaaacaaaaaaaaaatattgtgtcactttgactttaatttattgttgttagaaaagtattatttaataattatagatttaagattaaaaaaagaaaaattatttaacaaaaagcccttttaaaagaaataaaaagagtttTAAGGAAGTGTCTAATCTCAAAAGATCTTCCACTTTCTccaatataatatacaaaaaggCTAAAAGCTGTAATCCCCTTCCGTGCCCATTCTCTCTTCCTCCATGCTCATCTCAATTACCCCCCAATAGTTCACGTTTTGTACCGAagatttgagattttttttatccaaattcaattcaatttttccGGAACTGTAACGGGGTTGGATTGAATTGGGAGCTTTGCTGGATTTGTGGGGATTTCGGTGGTTGTTTGTTTGATTGATGGCTGCGAGCGCCAATCCTTCATCGGGGGCTCATAGCAACGCCAGTAACGGCAATAATAATAGCGGGAATAGCAAGGGCGGTGGCCAGGAAAATGCCAATGGCGGTGGCCTATCGGCGACGGAAAATTCCGTGGTGGGACCTACTCAGGCGGCTCTCCGACACAATCCGGGCCTGTCAGTTGATTGGACGCCCGAAGAACAGTCCATACTCGAGGATTTGCTCGTAAAGTCAGCTCCTGgttctttcccttttttctcttttttgtgtGTCGGTTGTGAATTGtgcatatttttatgatatgcTTGTCGGGTATTGGATTGCAAAAATGTGTGTGATGTGTTTTGGTTTGTGTTTTTGGTTAGTGGATGTTGTCTGGATTTGTTGTGTGTCTTTGGTTTGTGGGATTTCTCTGGGTTTTTCGTGTAATGTGCAACTGTGTACTGTAGTTTAGTTTACTGATGGTTTGATGCTATGAGCTTGATAACAAGACGTGAGAAGAAACTGTGAGATGCCAATGAACTTATCCTCGTGAGTTGTGGggtttcataaatttttaggaAATGGATGGATCCTTTGGGTGGACCTGGACATCATAGCTGAGGAACCTGATTGTTAAGCTTATTGAAACATTTGATGTTACATTTCTTTATTGAGATGATGGCTTGGCATTATAATATTTCCTATCTGAAGCTCATTATCTAAACTTGTTTGTGTGTGAGAGTTCAATACCCTTACATATTTGTCAATCTGTCTCCTACAATTTGGTTTTTTATTATCCTTTAAGTTATGCCCTTGTTGTAAAGTGGCCAGGTCGATGTTTTCAATTGTTTGAAAGTGAACTAACGAAGTCGATAAACTAGACATGACAAGTCTTAGAACTTAAACTGCATATCACCAACCTCTACATAAGAACCAAGTTCTGAAGGCTCGAAGCCAATTTGTATATGAACCCCTAAGGATTAAGTAATTAAGAGGAGCTCTTGCCTTGTGAATACCTTATATACAATGGCATGTTATATGCTTCCATTAGTTCTTATGCTTCATCATCAAATTTCTCCTccttttctttcccttttttcttttcttcttattttgatTCTTTGACCCCCTCTTTTCCCTTCATTTTTAGCCAGAAAGGATAACTTATATAGCATAAATGTACATAAACTGCCACATTTGCAGAGGAAATCCCACCTACTCTATCCATATATTACGTATTTCTCACGCATAGTGATAGCTTGGTTACTAAAATATGCCACATTCTTAGATTGAATAACACATTACACCACTTCCATTGAATGTTTTAATATCCCAAGAGGGGTTTTACAGACTACTATATAACAGGTGTATTCATCTCCTTCTGCATCTTTGCATATGCAACAGATATCCTAGCATTATCACGAGGATGCTATCTGCCCGAACAAGCCTCCAGATGAAAACAACATCACGCAATCCTTGTTTTGGAATAAAGTTTCATAATAACTTAAGCACCTTAATATTTAAGTTCAATTAATCATGCTTAAGTACCTGTGATCCTTGTTCCAAATTGGATAAACAATAGCTTCAACATTTACAGGTGGTCATTAGTTGGCCATTTAGAAATGTTGTGGACAAGGATTCccttttttggtctttttcaATAGTAAGTACTACCTAAAGCATAAAGTGGCAAGTCAATTCACTACTCCAGGTGTTTTAGATTCACGATCCATTTGTCATGCCCCAGGCACAAGTGCTTGTTGGAATCACTAATGCATCTAACCCCACTGAGTGCAACCCATAGTTGTTTTTGAACAGTCGTCCAAAAAGGATATTTAATGGACGCAAACATATTCTNNNNNNNNNNNNNNNNNNNNNNNNNNNNNNNNNNNNNNNNNNNNNNNNNNNNNNNNNNNNNNNNNNNNNNNNNNNNNNNNNNNNNNNNNNNNNNNNNNNNNNNNNNNNNNNNNNNNNNNNNNNNNNNNNNNNNNNNNNNNNNNNNNNNNNNNNNNNNNNNNNNNNNNNNNNNNNNNNNNNNNNNTTACTTATTTTTAGATCTTACAAGATGCATTTGACGATCAAAGAAATGATTTATGTTGTATGTCTAGGGGTGTTCATTCGATAAAACcgaatcaaaattttggtatataaaaaatctagTACGTCAAACGCTATACTAAATATCGAACTGAATTAATAGGTTCGGTTTTGGTAATTATCgatttttttgggtatttggtaaattgatttttttcttaaaaatataaaaaatgattaaaagttaaatactaaaaataataattataattcttatttattttttttataaaaaattataataagtaaaataacaaaactaatataaaacgaattaatacacaaaaatatgtatataagaaTTAAGATATAAGAAATAGTATTTCGGCAGTCGGTACGGTTGAGTATTTCAACACTAAATAGCAATATCGAACCGGATGcctgattttttaaaaaataaaaacttacacCTAACagaattttttggtttagttTCGCTATATACCTAATTCTCgattttgtttcaatttgatCAACTTACGGAACTGTGGACACCCCTATTTATGTATCGTGGATTTGTAATAGAAACTTCATCCTTTGGTAATGATTATGCACCTAggacttttttcttttcgctTCAATATGGAAATCACCATGTACTAGCAATAAAATACACATGTGGAGGATTACTTTGTGGGAAATGTCGGTCTTGTTAGcacaagaaatatttaatataaaatcgacaaaataaacaaatttgcattgttcttgtttttaaaGTTGGGAAATGCAGAATCAGCTATAGCATTTAGCTGAAATCATCGGAGTGAGAATGGATTTAGAGTTTCAATTATGGTCATGTATCACAATGCTTAAAATTGTTTTGATGATGGATACTGGCTGCTTGAAGCAGTTTCCAAATATGCTCCAGAGATTCAAGTCCATTTGTGAGTGTTGGATGTCTGACAATCATGTTTAGATGCACTTTTTGCAAAAAAGTTAAAGTAAAAGCTTATTCAAGGGAAGTGACATTTTGCGACTTTTGAATTCCTTTTCCGACATATTTAACGGggtagttaataaaaatgtgtttttttacttacacttgataatattaaagCACTTCTGATGACACTTTAAATTGTGCATTTTAAGACGACGTTAAGATTGATTAATGGGACCTGTTAAGATTGAGTAATGGAACCTTGACTTAAATTTGATTGCTAGAAGTTCAATGGGCTTGGTTCTTGAGCATACTGACCATGCTTGAAcacaatttttgttgattgacACTTTGAGGAGTAATTCCATTAGTTGAAAAATGtcaaatatgtaaaaatgcATCTATGCAAGTTTGACTGATGTTTGGGTTAATAAAAAGCTCATTCACGCTCAATCatttacaataaaatcaaatataaacagaGTTTCACCTTTGAATAAATACTTTGTTCCTTTTTAACCAATTCATTTACATCTCTATCTGAACCCCACTCCATACACTAATGGAGGAAACTACTTAGTAGACTCAACATCCTCACTGATTCCTTTCATTTGACTTTAGCTTTACCACATTGGTATTGCCAAAACCATATTGATTCCTTTCATTTGACTTTATACATATTGAGTTGATAtggtttgtttgttttttaatagttataataatttgaacatACTTGAAGCAAATTTTGGTGGTTCCCGCAATGTCTTTGCATGCATTGATTCTATTTTATATCTTGTAGATAATGGATGACCCTTTTGCAGATATGGATCAGAATCGGTGATTGTTCGTTATGCTAAAATTGCTCAGGCTTTGAGAGATAAGACAGTTCGAGATGTTGCATTACGTTGCAGATGGATGAGTGTGAgctatgtttattttcatttttgaatgATTGGCTATcagattttctaaaataagcaaattgattttcaaaacTTGGACGTAGCAGAAATTCAGGATTGTATGTCTTCCAAATTGGTTGGATATTGTACTCGAAATTTGATCCCAAAGTATCAGTTTAAGTAGAAATTTGGTAATAGGTCCGGGAAACAATCATTGAAACTCTATCTTGAGGGCTAATTCGGTTAGCAGGCTAAAACTTTTAGTATCACTGTTTTGATGGATGCAGTTATTCGCTTCCTTGGAGAAATTCAAAGTATACAGGTTAAAATAACTTTTGGGACGATGTCTTGTAAAGGTTCTTAACCGAGCTTAGTTCCCTAGAAAATAGTAATTGGTTCTATGATTGACTTCatgaaaacttaattttagaaattggTTTTAGTTATATTGTGAATGTGTGCAAAAGTTATGATAAGAAACATAGTTGCAAGACATAAGATTTATGTGGGTCGGAGAATTCTCCTATGTCTATGGTTGCTAGAGATCGGTTTCTATTAGGAttgtttcaaataaattataatgaaggAATACCCATCGGCACACGTTGGGCTTAGGTGTAATGTTGGATAATGTTAGGTCACACCCCACATTCCAACACCTCAATGTTGTAATTTCACTTATATAAGGAGGTGAATTCTTTTGCTAAAGATAGCCAGTGATGGGTTAGATTTATTGAGTCTAtcataaaaaggaaaatggcAAAAGGAGGTAAAGGGTGATATCTGTCAAAGGACTCCATAAATGTAATCATAAATGTCATAATGATAGACTACAAAACAAGAGCAGAATTGACTGGAAGCAGCCATGAGAAAccttatctttatttttgagttaATTCTGGCAATCCTGATTTGGATGGTTTACTTTCAtgcagaaaaaggaaaacgGAAAGAGAAGGAAGGATGACAGTAGTTCGTCAAGGAAAAGTAAAGACAAAAAGGTACTTAAGATTACTTCATGTTGTAATGTTCCACATGTCCAGGTTATTACTCAGGAAATGAGCCCCTCTCTCTTTCCAATATCTTTGATTCACCTCTGTTTTGCAATATTAGAGATTTGGTTGCTTATTTGGTCTCTGTGGCTGTTTTGAAGTTTTCTATCTGATAAACTTGAACGATAACAAAGTCATCTGATTTCTCAAGTGCTATTCTTATATATAGATTGGACTAGTCCAAAGTTTGGGTTGACCAAATAAGTAACAGATGGCAAGTATTGCAGGATGGAGAGAAATGTAATTAGAACCAATGCTTACAAACATAATAAGATTGTGTGGATCATGCAAAAGGTCACCAGTTGTAGGAAGAGGCGATATTGATGCCAAACTTGCTAGTAATTAGGCAGtcctttataattttgtagcCAAGATATCATTCATTGACTGCCAAGCATTCGTGGGGTTCAAAGTGATTTCTGTTCAATGTGcgttcattttattattaagtctATTCTATGAGGATTTCCTGATGCTATATAGGTTTTGATCAAGCTCTTAAGTCGTGAGCCTTGATTAAAGAATTACgttgatatttgaattttacaaTATCTTTTTGTTATCACCACGTATAACCTTTGTTATGGGAGAAGCCTTTGGATTGATGTGATGTCCTGCTTGAACAAGCAGAACCTCATATATAAAACTATGACTGTGACTCTGAGTCTTTGACCTGCAAGTTTGCAGCAAGTCCAGTTTCAGGATTTAGCTTGTTCAGTTTGCCACCAGTTACAGGTGGCTGTATGCAATATCATGTTCTGAAAAGTAATTTATTCTGGTTCGCTTCggatttgtttgtttggaacATCTAGGTCCAATTGACAGCTCATCATTTCACTTGATTTTGAGGTAGCAATGGCTTGAGCTACTGATAACATGCTATTAAAGTTGTTGCGTTCAGAATTGTCTAGTGAGCTTTTTAGTTGTTAACCTTGAAAGTCTCCCTTTTTATCAACCTGTAATGTGTCCAGAACAATATATATCTACATGAAAATCCCTGGATAAGAAGAGCTCTAGACAACTCTGGTATTATTCCTCAAAATGTTTTTGTTGTCTGGCTATGATTTTGTAAATGTTCGGGAGCATACTGAAAATCAATAATTGTCTCTCTCAGTCGCTCTTGCTTCCTGGATTCTGTTGTACTCATCTCAGTTAATACTCTGATTGAATATTGCCTATTTTTTCTGGGGATTTTCAGGAGAAAGTTACAGATTCATTGCCAAAATCTTCTCAAGTTGCAAATCGCTCCAATGGCCCAGCCTATGTTCAGTCAATGATGTCAATGGAAAGTGATGATGGAATCTCATATAAAGGTCATCCACGCTCTCAGATTTCACTTACTCGGATAGAAAGAACGGTTTTTAATAGGCTTAACCTTCTAATTGTACTTTGTTGACCATTTTATTCAATCCTGTATTCTACCAGATGTAtgttctaaatatttttacattgcTTATCTATCCAAATTTAAGCTTCTTTCTGTGCTTCCTCATCTCTAGCTAACAGTCTGCAAAGATATGCACATGGAATGCTTAGCtattatagataatttgtTCAAGAATGCagtacatattttaaaatggaaatatatgcaggataactGGCTTGTAATTGCACGTGTCTTGCATGCATAGGCAGGCTTGGATATGACAATTAATGTGGCCATTAAACTTATCATCAGAATGTTGGTCATTACAGTTCATTTTTCATGAGAAAGTTGCTTTCCGAACTTTGTATGTAAGAGCCAGTTCTGTCTTTCATAAGTCAAATTTTAATAGGATATATTGGTCTAGAAATTATGCATCAGCAAAAAATCGGATGTCGAGTAGCTTCCAGAGGTCTATACAACTTCAACATGTAAGTTCTCCTTTTGGGTGCTGATTTACCCTCATAGAGTTGGATGCTTCAGTCAGAAGCTAGAATCAGATGCAGGCAGACGTACACTTTTTGATGCAACATGCCATTGCTATGTTAAAGTGCATTGTGcatatgaaattttcttttgtgacTTAGATCttctttatctttattattcttaaaagACATTGCCACACTTCAGGTAGGTGTAGGCTGATGTGCACTTCTTGATGTGGTTGTGCTATTGACAAGTTGAAGAGCACTGTGCATCtgaatttttccttttgtgacaaaaatttttatttattaatctttatttCTGTGAAATTCATTTCGATATTCTATGGATAAACTAAAACCTTGTAAAATAAGTGGGTTTTGTCAATGCATTTGCCTTTTGGATTCACATTGTGATTTTCAGTTTCATATTGCaatctcaaaattcaattgttACGAGATAACTTTTTTCGGAGCAGCTATTTTGTTAGCTATGCAAATATAAGGGTTTAGCGTTCTTGCAAGTGGAAGGGTTTAGCGTTTAGCTATGCAAAGAATGCGTCTTTGTAATTCTTTATCTTAACTTTCCATTATTAATGGCTGATGCACAATGCAGTTATTTCTCACAAAAACTGTAGTATGTACTGCTTCACAGATTTTTTAGGACTATTTTTTAGATCACCCATTGTCCGGCTATGTTAAGTTAGAATATGGCATCAGAGCTATATGATGCTTTGAATTTCAATGTAAGAGGTTTGTGGTATCTGCTTTACATGTGAGATTACATGTACTGGCCATTAATTCTTGGGGTCGTTCTTctgttaattttcttattcaagCTACGTATTGAGCATTTAAAGTTGTGTATTTCAGATATCGGTGGAGCTGCTGGACAGCTTCTTGAGCAAAGTGCTCATGCCTTGGATCAAATTTCGGCCAACTTTTCTGCTTGCAAGGTACGCATGTTCAATAAATTTGGGCCTCCAATTTTCTATATGAAGTAGCTTTATCCATAAGTTCGTGAATGATATTCACaaacattttcttctttcatcaGTTCTTGGTAgatattacatattatttGAACAATTATAGATGGTAGTTTGAGGGGTGATTCATTATGGCTGTTTACTTTGCAAAAATACTAAACTAAACAAGAGATGATGCTATAATATCTATGTACACTATTCTTATTTATGCTATAGGGCTTATCAATTTCGATTTCTAGTCCAATCTGTTAATGTGTCCACTTGTCTACCGTTTCAAGTTTCTTTTGTTGCATCAGCTTTGTTcagaatataatataaatcacCTCTAGCTATTATTGATAGTGCTACCATTATATTTGCTTATTTGAGGTGCAGATTCACGACAACATCAATCTCTTCTGTCAAGCTCGAACGAATATACTTTCGATCTTAAATGAGTACGTCCATGACACTCTAACCTTGATActattttcacataattatgCATTCCTTTTAAAGCATGAGGAACCATTTCACAAAGTTTGCTGCATCTGTAGACTATCATGCTTGTTTACTTCCTAGGCTGCAGCTGACAtgctttttcctcttcttttcttctgtcAAATGTTTTGAGTTAGTTGTGAACTGGGAGATCTGATCTGCCCGCTTTAGTAAATCATCTGAACAAATGCTATACGCTTAGTTTTTTGGTAATGTCGGGTTCTTCGGATTCCTTGTTTCAGCTTTATCTTCAAAATCTTGTCAAACATTCACTAGTCATAGAGTAAGCTCTGTCTTCCTGACTTCTAAAAACTGGAAAGCCCTCTCCAAATTGCCGATCCATTCCTCCTCCCCCAGCCCACTAAAAGAGCCTGCTGGCTCCAGTTTGAAAAAAGGAGAATGAACAAGAATCTTAAACTTTTAGTTTTGTACTTCGGCACATCAGTACTAAGTCAGAAAGGCAGAGGTTGAAGATCTGAACTGGATGTTAGCAGTGTCATCTATTATTCCTAAACAACATTTTCAGCATGCCGTATTATTGGAGCTGTCCTTAAACTACAAAACTACTCACCACAAGGCCCATAGAAACAATTCCCGGCATCTTACATAAGGGTAATTGAATATGTATTGTGGATATCAGTTATGGAAGTTGCGATGTTTACAGGCACACATACACAAGAAACACACTCGTAGCAGAAGTATATTTGAAATACTTTTAGCGTACGCATCCAACAAGAATCATATGAGTTTAGCATAGAATTCCGAATAATTAAGATGGTCTAATCTGAACTGTGTATTGCAGCTTGAACGACACACCAGAAATAATGAAACAGATGCCACCCCTTCCTGTCAAGCTGAATGAAGAGCTTGCCAACTCCATTCTTCCTCGAACATCCCTGCCAAAGAAGTCTTGACATCTTCCTTCACTTGCTGGTCGTAATGATGATGAATCTGACTTTCTGTCAAGTTGCGCCTTTCAGTATACACACATATCAAAATAACTGGCTATGCGACTCAACTCAATGAGGAATTCTCTCCAAGTGTTTAGTACTTaaaatcttttcttctttttttccttctttcattttgtcaGGGTCCGTCCTGGTTCCTGattgatatttctttttcactttgaTTTGTCTTAGGAGATAATCAGTGTATCGATGTGAGCACCATCAGTTGTAGTGTAGAACTattttttagtcctgtaaataACTTCTTAAGGAGAAAGTTTTGCTATTCAATTGAAGGGCATTTGCTGTGCAGGAATGGTATGATCTATGCAAATTCTGCAGCTGTTGATGTACTGAATTGGTAcccattaaaaagaaaagaggggGAAACTTATTTGTAACACCTCTAACAGTTGGAAAAATTATTGGGATTGTTGTCAAATATTTACTCGTATATTATATGGTAGCACtaggaaattaaaaattaacttcatTCCTTAATTGgggtttaattatttcaaatatatgcAGTTGAAGCACACTCGATATatggatatattttaattttttgtaattaaatattatttttgttgataaaattaaCTGATTAAGAGGGATTGTGGTAcccaaaaacagaaaaaaaaaggggtattgtaatttaaacatattttgTGAATCAAAATAGTCGTTCATGATTCCGTAGAACGAATTAGGTAAATGAAGAAATGTAATAACTATAGTTTTTAGTAAGTATTGAAGTGTGTCttaggaatatattttttttatataaatgggaGAGATTTTTCAACAATCAAACACAGTCAACATAGTGGCAATGGAGccttgcattttattttatttttccaatttttattgtaaaaatgagaatgaaattTAGAAATGAGGTGTGTAGTGTACTACACTGAGGCTGAGGTGGcggtattttattttattttaactgtGAACAGCCAAAAACCCttactcctcctcctcctctctaCCAAACTGGGCTCACACTCTCACTTGTAACGTCCctagagagaagaaaattcaCTGCTGAAGAAGACCTATTTCTCCTCATCAAAATCTGTGTACAAATCCCAATTCTCCCACCGGAAAACCCCTTTAGAGTTTCCTTTTATGCGCggattttttcctattttttgaGAGGGAGAGAAGGAGAATGGCTGAGGTGGCGCGGCAGCTGACGCCGGAGGAAGAGAAGCAGACCATTAGAGACATTGCTGTAGCCGCCGAAGCCCAGACTAAAGTCGGCGATACTTTCTATTTGATCACCCAGAggtaatttcttcttcttcttcttcttttttccgcCGGTGTCATGAATGTAATAGATCTATTTTTAGGATTGATGTGTATGTTTGTGGTTTTTTTTGGGGCTTTACTGatggtgtttttgtttttcaattggGTGTTTTATTGGGATGTGTTTTAAGCATTTTAACCATGGGTGAGTTGTGGGCTCAGTGAGGGTTAGGATTTATGGTGTAGAGAACTCTTGGAAACCATAAGAGTTCTTATCCCcattttattggtttttgttttatgcTCAGTTGAGGTTTTAGATGTGTCTTTTGTTATGAGGAAGCTGCAATGGCTGAATGCTATACTCTGCTGAACTTGTGTGGTCCTTGAGTCGGAATATATGGGCTAATTTATGTTTCTCTTCTTAGTgttctctcctttttttttttttttttaatttatttctgaaTTTCCAGTATGGCTGGATTAGCTAATTTGGAATAGATACAAGAAATACAGCTGGTTTCAATCTCAACATTCAGAacttttaattagtttattaatatcatcacATTGGGGAAACTACAGATTTAGTCCAGGACATCTTATTCTGGAGATATTTTATCTCGTATACAAACTTTACTGTTAAAAACTTGGAAGTAGATACAGGTAACCAATATGCAAATACCCATTCCGAATTGAAAAAAGGAATACCTTGTAGTGATTTCTTGTACATTTAACAACTTAGTCCAAATATCAAGGTGTTTAGTCAAACTTCAACTTGAcaatataattctttaaaagATATGAATGATAATGAATGTATAGAAAACAAAGCGACCAGTTAATATTATTGGCTGAGATGTACTTGCCAAACTTcaatttgacaatatattcttTAAGGTTTTGAACGAATCCAATGGGGATACACCATTGTTTTCGCATAAAAGTCTGTGGTCcatgaaaaagaatattagCAGAGTCTTAATAAAGCATAATGCATAATCGCTATGGAAAAGATATATCAATAAGCAAAAGAATTTGTTTAGCATCATTACACTTAAACAAATGAAAGTACTTTTCAAGCTTAGAATGTTGGCAAGAATGTTAATTTGAcatgttagtcaaaattaagaaagagaGACCAACTAAATTAGGTCACCAGTGGAAtcaattttttgcttttgttagTTGTGTATGACCTTGTTTAAATTCAATGTCATTACCAATATGCTATAATACAATGGGCTTGATGGATCTTCAGAATTCTACTACATTTGGTAGATTCCTGAAAAAGTTAGGATAAGCCGTGGAGAGAGTGCTGGGAGGGAGTACTCATTGCCCTTGCTTGAGCTACTTCTGAGTGTCAAAAGTTCAAGGGAGAAAAATCCATGAAAACTAGATCCACTGGCTGACTTGCTTCTCGGGTGTTTCTCATTTCCTTTTCTGGAAAGCTGCAACTTTGATAGGACCCTAGCAACCTCTTTCTTTCTATAGTGTTGGCTAAATTCATTTGTTCCTTTCTGCATGTGAGGTTTCTGATTACTACTCAAGTTTTAGAAATCcatttattttgcattttggcTTAGACTTGTAACTACCTCATTTTCTGTGTATGACATTTAATAATGGTTGCTGCCAGATGGTGGCAAAACTGGCTGGAGTACGTAAATCAAAACCAAAGTGGCAATGTGAATGATGGATCTTCTTCTGAGCATCATGGTTCGGTCAGCTCAAGTACGTTGAAGAGGCCTTCTTGCATTGACAACTCTGACTTAATAGATGAAACAGTATCTGAAGATTCTGCTCTGGGTATTGAGCTTCATGATACTTTAGTTGAAGGCACTGACTATATACTGCTTCCACAAGAAGTTTGGA includes the following:
- the LOC105170494 gene encoding uncharacterized protein LOC105170494 isoform X1 yields the protein MAASANPSSGAHSNASNGNNNSGNSKGGGQENANGGGLSATENSVVGPTQAALRHNPGLSVDWTPEEQSILEDLLVKYGSESVIVRYAKIAQALRDKTVRDVALRCRWMSKKENGKRRKDDSSSSRKSKDKKEKVTDSLPKSSQVANRSNGPAYVQSMMSMESDDGISYKDIGGAAGQLLEQSAHALDQISANFSACKVQIHDNINLFCQARTNILSILNDLNDTPEIMKQMPPLPVKLNEELANSILPRTSLPKKS
- the LOC105170494 gene encoding uncharacterized protein LOC105170494 isoform X2 — protein: MAASANPSSGAHSNASNGNNNSGNSKGGGQENANGGGLSATENSVVGPTQAALRHNPGLSVDWTPEEQSILEDLLVKYGSESVIVRYAKIAQALRDKTVRDVALRCRWMSKKENGKRRKDDSSSSRKSKDKKEKVTDSLPKSSQVANRSNGPAYVQSMMSMESDDGISYKDIGGAAGQLLEQSAHALDQISANFSACKIHDNINLFCQARTNILSILNDLNDTPEIMKQMPPLPVKLNEELANSILPRTSLPKKS